The following proteins are encoded in a genomic region of Natrinema sp. DC36:
- a CDS encoding ABC transporter permease has protein sequence MKLLRYTTYRLLQSIPVLIGISVITFLLANLGPGDPVSLMLQGQETNEELIRSIERQYGLDRPLHERYLSYMAGLLQGDFGQSFYYRRPVSGLILERVGPTLLLVLSAYAFALITAIPLGIIAADRRNEPTDHVSRIVALFGVSTPSFWIGIVLILVFAVLAPWPLRVIPGLPLPTNGLIYPWRPPSSYRSIDGHLELYYQTIRHLLLPMIALGTLQMATIMRVERTQMIESLQGEYVKLARAYGVPERTILRKHAFQVAQLPIITLVGLNLSTALGGAVLIEEVFSINGMGKLFIDAIQQNDYQLVMGVTMMLGVLFVIGVIITDISYAYIDPRVTYGESE, from the coding sequence ATGAAACTACTCAGATACACGACATACAGGCTGCTACAGTCGATCCCCGTCCTGATCGGGATCTCCGTCATCACGTTCCTGCTCGCGAACCTGGGGCCGGGCGATCCCGTCAGCCTCATGCTTCAGGGACAGGAAACCAACGAGGAACTGATCCGGTCGATCGAACGGCAGTACGGGCTCGACAGGCCGCTACACGAGCGCTACCTGTCGTATATGGCCGGGCTACTACAGGGCGATTTCGGGCAGAGTTTTTACTACAGGCGGCCGGTGTCCGGCCTGATACTGGAACGGGTCGGGCCGACGCTCCTGCTGGTCCTCTCCGCGTACGCGTTCGCGCTCATCACGGCGATTCCCCTCGGGATCATCGCCGCCGACCGGCGGAACGAACCGACCGATCACGTCTCCAGAATCGTCGCCCTCTTCGGCGTCAGCACCCCGTCGTTCTGGATCGGGATCGTGCTGATCCTCGTCTTCGCCGTCTTGGCACCGTGGCCACTGCGGGTGATACCCGGACTGCCACTTCCCACGAACGGGCTCATCTATCCGTGGCGACCGCCGAGTTCCTATCGGAGTATCGACGGCCATCTCGAGTTGTACTACCAGACGATCAGACACCTGCTGTTACCGATGATCGCACTCGGGACGTTACAGATGGCGACGATCATGCGCGTCGAGCGCACGCAGATGATCGAGTCGCTGCAGGGCGAGTACGTCAAGCTGGCGCGTGCGTACGGCGTACCGGAACGGACGATCCTGCGAAAACACGCCTTCCAGGTCGCTCAACTCCCGATCATCACCCTCGTCGGCCTCAACCTATCGACGGCGCTTGGCGGTGCAGTTCTGATCGAGGAGGTGTTCAGCATCAACGGGATGGGGAAACTGTTCATCGACGCGATCCAGCAGAACGACTACCAACTCGTGATGGGCGTCACCATGATGCTCGGCGTCCTGTTCGTGATCGGCGTCATCATCACGGACATCTCGTACGCCTACATCGATCCGCGAGTCACCTACGGGGAGAGTGAGTAA